The following are encoded in a window of Terriglobales bacterium genomic DNA:
- a CDS encoding PDZ domain-containing protein, translated as MRRQIALTLLLFAAVTAWASPAVPVDYTVSLRDARAHLVRVRMQLAGTAAERDIQLPVWNALYQIRDFAQYVRYVRATDAQGRALPVRKLDKTTWRISGAEAGASVEYLVYADVSGPYSMQVNNEHAFFNLAQLLMYPVDAREAAMTVKFTDVPSGWTIATPLAVLDERSHTYTARNYDRLVDGPVDIGKLERTSYDQDGARYHIVVDAEPGDFNMDAVVTMAKKITKSTVEWMSERPFTEYTFFYHFRHGPGSGGMEHAYSTVIDLNAERLQDSPLDLPSLTAHEFFHLWNVKRLRPASLEPIDYTREQYTRSLWFSEGFTSTVGDLMLARTGYFDERGYLGNLAQEIRTLQLRPAHRTQSVEDSSLDTWFDKYPQYRLPDRSISYYNKGEILGVLLDLALRDATNGRKSLRELFQYMNTKYAHEGRPFPDGAGVREAAEAISGKDFGWFFTRYVSGLDELPYDQMFATVGLRLNRKQITIPYVGFTTVRNFDQPPVVVLIEEGSEAQRAGLEQGDQVVAVNGRTLTGDLDARLAELRVGDTVKLRVVGRKGSRELKLTLGGHAQDEYSFSDLERVTPPQRARRTAWLRGEAEP; from the coding sequence TTGAGACGCCAGATCGCGCTCACCTTATTGCTGTTCGCCGCGGTCACGGCCTGGGCCTCGCCCGCCGTGCCGGTCGATTACACCGTCTCGCTGCGCGACGCGCGCGCGCACCTGGTGCGGGTCCGCATGCAACTGGCCGGCACCGCCGCCGAGCGCGACATCCAGCTGCCGGTGTGGAACGCGCTCTACCAGATCCGCGACTTCGCGCAGTACGTGCGGTACGTGCGCGCGACGGACGCGCAGGGCCGCGCGCTGCCCGTGCGCAAGCTCGACAAGACGACGTGGCGCATCTCGGGCGCGGAGGCGGGCGCGAGCGTGGAGTACCTGGTCTACGCCGACGTCTCCGGGCCCTACAGCATGCAGGTGAACAACGAGCACGCGTTCTTCAACCTGGCGCAGCTGCTGATGTACCCGGTGGACGCGCGCGAAGCCGCGATGACGGTGAAGTTCACCGACGTGCCGTCCGGGTGGACGATCGCCACGCCGCTGGCGGTGCTCGACGAGCGCAGCCACACCTACACCGCGCGGAACTACGACCGGCTGGTGGACGGGCCGGTGGACATCGGGAAGCTGGAGCGGACTTCCTACGACCAGGATGGCGCGCGCTACCACATCGTGGTCGACGCCGAGCCGGGCGACTTCAACATGGACGCCGTGGTCACGATGGCCAAGAAGATCACCAAGTCCACGGTGGAGTGGATGAGCGAGCGGCCGTTCACGGAGTACACGTTCTTCTACCACTTCCGGCACGGGCCGGGCTCGGGCGGCATGGAGCACGCGTACTCGACCGTCATCGACCTGAATGCGGAGCGGTTGCAGGATTCGCCGCTCGACTTGCCGAGCCTGACCGCGCACGAGTTCTTCCACCTCTGGAACGTGAAGCGGCTGCGGCCGGCGTCGCTCGAGCCCATCGACTACACCAGGGAGCAGTACACGCGCTCGCTGTGGTTCAGCGAGGGCTTCACCTCAACCGTGGGCGACCTGATGCTGGCGCGCACCGGCTACTTCGACGAGCGCGGATACCTGGGGAACCTGGCGCAGGAGATCCGCACGCTGCAGCTGCGGCCCGCGCACAGAACACAGAGTGTGGAGGATTCGTCGCTCGACACCTGGTTCGACAAGTATCCGCAGTACCGGCTGCCCGACCGCTCCATCTCGTACTACAACAAGGGCGAGATCCTGGGCGTGCTGCTCGACCTCGCGCTGCGCGACGCGACCAACGGCCGCAAGAGCCTGCGCGAGCTCTTCCAGTACATGAACACGAAGTACGCGCACGAGGGGCGGCCGTTCCCGGATGGCGCCGGCGTGCGCGAGGCCGCCGAGGCGATCAGCGGAAAGGACTTCGGGTGGTTCTTCACGCGCTACGTCTCGGGGCTCGACGAGCTGCCGTACGACCAGATGTTCGCGACGGTGGGGTTGCGGCTGAACCGCAAGCAGATCACCATTCCGTATGTCGGGTTCACGACGGTGCGGAACTTCGACCAGCCGCCGGTCGTGGTGCTGATCGAAGAGGGCAGCGAAGCGCAGCGCGCGGGACTGGAGCAGGGCGACCAGGTCGTCGCGGTGAACGGCCGCACGCTGACCGGCGACCTCGACGCGCGGCTCGCCGAGCTGCGCGTGGGCGACACCGTGAAGCTGCGCGTGGTCGGCCGCAAGGGTTCGCGCGAGCTCAAGCTCACGCTGGGAGGCCACGCGCAGGACGAATACAGCTTCTCGGACCTGGAGCGCGTGACGCCGCCGCAACGCGCTCGCCGCACCGC